The following proteins come from a genomic window of Enterobacter chengduensis:
- the fadI gene encoding acetyl-CoA C-acyltransferase FadI gives MSQALPLITRQGDRIAIVSGLRTPFARQATAFHGIPAVDLGKMVVGEMLARSEIPPEVIEQLVFGQVVQMPEAPNIAREIVLGTGMNVHTDAYSVSRACATSFQAVANVAESLMAGTIRAGIAGGADSSSVLPIGVSKKLARILVDANKARTTGQKLKLFSRLRLRDLMPVPPAVAEYSTGLRMGDTAEQMAKTYGITREQQDALAHRSHQLAAKAWSEGKLTDEVMTAYIPPYREPLAEDNNIRGTSTLADYAKLRPAFDRKHGTVTAANSTPLTDGAAAVILMTESRAKELGITPLGYLRSYAFTAIDVWQDMLLGPAWSTPLALDRAGLTLADLTLIDMHEAFAAQTLANVQLLASERFARDVLGRAHATGEVDQSKFNVLGGSIAYGHPFAATGARMITQTLHELRRRGGGFGLVTACAAGGLGAAMVLEAE, from the coding sequence ATGAGTCAGGCATTACCGCTTATTACCCGTCAGGGCGATCGCATTGCCATAGTCAGTGGATTGCGCACGCCCTTTGCGCGTCAGGCAACGGCGTTTCATGGCATACCGGCCGTCGACCTGGGGAAAATGGTAGTGGGGGAGATGCTGGCTCGCAGCGAAATTCCGCCGGAGGTCATCGAACAGCTGGTGTTCGGCCAGGTTGTACAGATGCCCGAAGCCCCCAATATTGCGCGAGAAATCGTCCTCGGTACCGGGATGAACGTGCATACCGACGCCTACAGCGTCAGCCGCGCCTGCGCAACCAGTTTCCAGGCCGTGGCTAACGTCGCCGAAAGCCTGATGGCGGGCACGATTCGCGCCGGGATTGCAGGTGGGGCAGACTCCTCTTCGGTGCTGCCAATTGGGGTGAGTAAAAAGCTTGCGCGTATCCTGGTGGATGCCAACAAAGCCCGTACGACGGGTCAGAAACTCAAACTCTTCTCGCGTTTACGCCTGCGCGACCTTATGCCCGTACCGCCTGCCGTCGCGGAATATTCCACCGGCCTGCGCATGGGCGATACCGCCGAGCAGATGGCGAAAACCTACGGCATTACCCGTGAACAGCAGGATGCCCTGGCGCATCGTTCACATCAGCTGGCGGCAAAAGCCTGGTCGGAAGGCAAGCTGACCGACGAGGTCATGACCGCCTACATCCCGCCCTATCGCGAACCGCTCGCGGAGGACAACAATATTCGCGGCACCTCAACCCTTGCGGATTACGCCAAACTGCGTCCGGCATTTGACCGCAAGCACGGTACGGTGACGGCGGCGAACAGTACGCCGCTGACGGATGGTGCCGCCGCCGTGATCCTGATGACCGAATCCCGCGCGAAAGAGCTGGGCATCACCCCTCTGGGCTATTTGCGCAGCTATGCCTTCACCGCGATTGACGTCTGGCAGGACATGCTGTTGGGACCGGCCTGGTCCACGCCGCTGGCGCTGGATCGCGCGGGGCTGACGCTGGCTGATTTAACCCTGATTGATATGCACGAAGCCTTCGCCGCACAAACCCTGGCAAACGTACAGCTGCTGGCAAGCGAGCGCTTCGCGCGCGATGTGCTGGGCCGCGCCCATGCCACGGGCGAAGTGGATCAGAGTAAATTCAACGTGCTTGGCGGGTCTATCGCCTACGGACATCCGTTTGCCGCCACGGGGGCGAGGATGATCACGCAAACATTACATGAACTCCGTCGCCGCGGCGGCGGGTTTGGCCTTGTTACCGCCTGTGCGGCGGGCGGCCTCGGCGCAGCAATGGTTCTGGAGGCTGAATAA
- a CDS encoding IS481 family transposase, with protein sequence MPWDARDTMSLRTEFVLFASQDGANIRSLCRRFGISPATGYKWLQRWAVEGEPGLQDRPRTPHHSPNRSSDDVTALLRMAHERHERWGARKIKRWLEDQGHRMPAFSTVHNLMARHGLLPGTAPGIPATGRFEHDAPNRLWQMDFKGHFPFGGGRCHPLTLLDDHSRFSLCLTHCTDERRETVQQQLVSVFERYGLPDRMTMDNGSPWGDTTGTWTALELWLMRHGIRVGHSRPYHPQTQGKLERFHRSLKAEVLQGKWFADSGELQRAFDHWRTVYNLERPHEALDMAVPASRYQPSGRQYSGSVTPPEYDEGVLVRKVDISGKLSLQGASLNAGKAFRGERVGLKETQEDGCYEVWWYSTKVGVIDLKKKSITMGKGC encoded by the coding sequence ATGCCCTGGGATGCGAGAGATACCATGTCATTACGTACCGAGTTTGTTTTGTTCGCCTCGCAGGACGGGGCGAACATCCGTTCCCTCTGCCGTCGCTTCGGCATTTCACCTGCTACCGGCTACAAGTGGCTTCAGCGCTGGGCTGTCGAGGGCGAACCCGGCCTGCAGGACCGCCCCCGCACGCCGCATCATTCCCCCAACCGCTCGTCTGACGACGTCACCGCCCTGCTGCGCATGGCACATGAGCGTCATGAACGCTGGGGCGCCCGCAAGATTAAGCGCTGGCTGGAAGACCAGGGACACCGTATGCCTGCCTTCAGCACTGTCCATAACCTGATGGCCCGTCACGGCCTGCTGCCCGGCACGGCTCCGGGTATTCCGGCCACCGGACGGTTCGAACATGACGCCCCGAACCGGCTCTGGCAGATGGATTTTAAGGGGCACTTCCCCTTTGGCGGCGGCCGTTGCCATCCGCTCACCCTGCTCGACGACCACTCCCGTTTTTCCCTGTGCCTCACACACTGTACCGATGAACGGCGTGAGACCGTGCAGCAACAGCTGGTCAGCGTCTTTGAACGCTACGGCCTGCCGGACCGGATGACGATGGATAACGGCTCACCGTGGGGCGACACCACCGGCACCTGGACGGCGCTGGAGCTGTGGCTGATGCGCCACGGTATCCGGGTGGGCCACTCCCGGCCTTATCATCCGCAGACGCAGGGCAAGCTGGAGCGTTTTCACCGCAGCCTGAAGGCGGAAGTGCTGCAGGGGAAATGGTTCGCGGACAGCGGCGAGCTGCAGCGTGCCTTCGACCACTGGCGGACGGTCTATAACCTTGAACGCCCGCACGAGGCGCTGGATATGGCGGTCCCGGCCTCACGCTATCAGCCGTCTGGGCGGCAGTACAGCGGCAGCGTGACGCCCCCGGAATACGATGAAGGTGTGCTGGTCAGGAAAGTGGATATCAGCGGGAAGCTGAGCTTACAGGGAGCCAGTCTGAATGCAGGAAAGGCGTTCAGGGGAGAACGGGTGGGGCTGAAGGAGACGCAGGAGGATGGCTGCTATGAAGTGTGGTGGTACAGCACGAAAGTGGGGGTGATCGACCTGAAGAAAAAGTCGATCACCATGGGTAAAGGATGTTAA
- a CDS encoding YfcZ/YiiS family protein gives MSKCSADETPVCCCMDVGTIMDNTDCTASYSRVFTNRADAEETLAALSKRARDVESDPCEIKSTFTEVEGGVKLDIDFVFACEAETLIFQLGLR, from the coding sequence ATGAGTAAATGCAGTGCTGATGAAACCCCGGTTTGCTGCTGTATGGATGTTGGTACCATCATGGACAACACCGATTGCACCGCCTCTTACAGCCGTGTATTCACCAACCGCGCTGACGCGGAAGAAACCCTGGCCGCGCTGAGCAAGCGTGCGCGTGATGTTGAATCCGATCCGTGTGAAATCAAGTCTACCTTTACCGAAGTGGAAGGCGGCGTGAAGCTGGACATCGACTTTGTCTTCGCCTGCGAAGCAGAAACGCTGATTTTCCAGCTGGGTCTGCGTTAA
- the fadL gene encoding long-chain fatty acid transporter FadL codes for MSQKTLFNKTALAVAVALVSTSAWSAGFQLNEFSSSGLGRAYSGEGAIADDAGNASRNPALIMMFDRPTFSAGAIFVDPGVDISGRSPTGANLKADNIAPTAWVPNMHFVAPINDQFGWGASVTSNYGLATEFNNDYAAGAFGGKTDLETLNLNLSGAYRLDNHWSFGVGFDAVYAKAKIERYAGDLGKVVAGSGALPPALARQVAGIPADTQIAYLKGDEWGFGWNAGILYEIDKNNRYGFTYRSEVKIDFDGDYKSSLPSAYNQILGNFGLPMGTNGQTTGGSLSLHLPEMWELSGYNKVAPQWAVHYSLTYTSWSQFQELKATNSNGDTLFYKDESFRDAYRIALGTTYYMDDNWTFRTGIAFDDSPVPADKRSISIPDQDRFWLSAGATYAFNKDASVDAGISYMHGQKVNFKEGPYEFSSEGKAWLYGMNFNYAF; via the coding sequence ATGAGCCAGAAAACCCTGTTCAACAAGACTGCGCTGGCAGTCGCAGTGGCACTCGTCTCCACTTCCGCCTGGTCAGCGGGCTTTCAGTTAAACGAATTTTCTTCCTCTGGCCTTGGCCGTGCGTATTCCGGGGAAGGCGCTATTGCGGATGATGCGGGCAACGCGAGTCGCAACCCTGCATTAATCATGATGTTCGATCGTCCGACATTCTCTGCCGGTGCTATTTTTGTCGATCCAGGGGTTGATATCTCTGGCCGTTCACCGACAGGCGCCAATCTGAAAGCGGATAACATTGCCCCAACGGCATGGGTTCCAAACATGCACTTCGTGGCGCCGATTAACGACCAGTTCGGCTGGGGCGCATCCGTAACCTCAAACTACGGTTTAGCAACCGAGTTCAATAACGACTATGCAGCTGGGGCTTTCGGCGGTAAAACCGACCTGGAAACTCTGAACCTGAACCTGAGCGGTGCTTACCGTCTGGATAACCACTGGAGTTTCGGCGTTGGCTTTGACGCTGTGTATGCAAAAGCGAAGATCGAACGCTACGCGGGCGACCTGGGCAAAGTCGTCGCGGGCTCAGGCGCACTGCCGCCAGCCCTGGCGCGTCAAGTTGCGGGTATCCCGGCAGACACTCAGATCGCGTATCTGAAGGGTGATGAGTGGGGCTTTGGCTGGAACGCCGGTATCCTTTATGAAATCGATAAAAACAACCGTTACGGCTTTACCTACCGTTCCGAAGTTAAAATCGACTTTGATGGCGATTACAAGAGCAGCCTCCCTTCAGCTTATAACCAGATCCTCGGCAACTTCGGTCTGCCGATGGGAACCAATGGCCAAACCACTGGCGGCTCTCTGAGCCTGCACCTCCCTGAAATGTGGGAACTGTCAGGTTATAACAAAGTGGCTCCACAGTGGGCTGTCCACTATAGCCTGACCTACACCAGCTGGAGCCAGTTCCAGGAACTTAAGGCGACCAACAGCAATGGCGACACGCTCTTCTATAAAGATGAAAGCTTCCGTGATGCTTACCGCATCGCGCTGGGGACTACCTACTATATGGATGACAACTGGACCTTCCGTACCGGTATTGCCTTCGATGACAGTCCGGTACCCGCTGACAAACGTTCTATTTCCATTCCCGATCAGGACCGCTTCTGGCTGAGCGCGGGTGCGACTTATGCATTCAACAAAGACGCCTCTGTTGATGCCGGCATCTCTTATATGCACGGTCAAAAAGTTAACTTTAAGGAAGGTCCTTATGAGTTCTCTTCCGAAGGTAAAGCCTGGCTGTACGGCATGAACTTCAACTACGCGTTCTAA
- the mlaA gene encoding phospholipid-binding lipoprotein MlaA — translation MKLRLSALALGATMLVGCASSGEQTGRSDPLEGFNRSMYNFNYNVLDPYVVRPVAVAWRDYVPQPARNGLSNFTSNLEEPAVMVNYFLQGNPYQGMVHFTRFFLNSILGMGGFIDVAGMANPKLQREQPHRFGSTLGHYGVGYGPYVQLPFYGSFTIRDDGGDMVDTLYPVLSWLTWPLSVGKWTVEGIETRAQLLDSDGLLRQSSDPYIMVREAYFQNHDFIANGGKLKPEENPNAKAIENELKDIDSE, via the coding sequence ATGAAACTTCGGCTGTCGGCGCTTGCGCTTGGCGCGACGATGCTTGTGGGCTGCGCCAGCTCCGGTGAGCAAACGGGACGCTCCGATCCTCTCGAAGGATTTAACCGCTCCATGTATAACTTCAACTACAACGTACTGGACCCGTATGTGGTTCGTCCGGTGGCAGTAGCATGGCGTGATTATGTTCCGCAACCTGCGCGTAACGGGTTAAGTAACTTTACCAGCAACCTCGAAGAGCCTGCGGTAATGGTGAACTACTTCCTGCAGGGTAATCCGTATCAGGGGATGGTGCACTTTACCCGCTTCTTCCTGAACTCCATTTTGGGGATGGGCGGCTTTATTGACGTCGCAGGCATGGCGAACCCGAAACTGCAGCGTGAACAGCCGCACCGGTTCGGCAGCACGCTGGGGCATTATGGCGTGGGATATGGCCCTTACGTGCAGTTACCGTTCTACGGTAGCTTTACGATCCGCGACGATGGTGGCGATATGGTGGATACGCTGTATCCGGTCCTGTCGTGGCTGACCTGGCCGCTGTCGGTGGGTAAATGGACGGTGGAAGGCATTGAAACCCGCGCGCAGCTGCTCGACTCTGATGGTCTGCTTCGCCAGTCTTCCGATCCATACATTATGGTGCGTGAAGCCTACTTCCAGAATCATGACTTTATTGCCAACGGCGGTAAGCTGAAGCCGGAAGAGAACCCGAACGCGAAGGCGATCGAAAACGAACTCAAAGATATCGATTCGGAGTAA
- a CDS encoding formate/nitrite transporter family protein, with translation MKDIGEEKIGESNEELEIESEEKARGEKIEIDEDRLPSRAMAIHEHIRQDGEKEMERDAMALFWSAIAAGLSMGASLLAKGIFHVQLEGVPGGFLLENLGYTFGFIIVIMARQQLFTENTVTAVLPVMQNPTLGNFGLLMRLWSVVLLGNMIGTGIAAWAFEYMPIFDEPTRDAFVKIGMDVMKNTPVEMFSNAIISGWIIATMVWMFPSAGSAKIVVIILMTWLIALADTTHIVVGTVEILYLVFNGTLHWSDFFWPFALPTLAGNICGGTFIFALLSHAQIRNDMSNKRKAELKAQQNEDKSAKKRAER, from the coding sequence ATGAAAGACATTGGTGAAGAAAAAATTGGCGAGAGCAATGAGGAACTTGAAATTGAAAGCGAGGAGAAAGCGCGCGGCGAGAAGATAGAAATTGATGAAGATCGCCTTCCCTCCCGCGCGATGGCCATCCACGAGCATATACGCCAGGATGGCGAAAAAGAGATGGAGCGCGATGCCATGGCCCTCTTCTGGTCTGCCATCGCTGCCGGGCTCTCAATGGGCGCATCTCTGCTGGCAAAAGGGATATTTCATGTCCAGCTGGAAGGCGTCCCCGGTGGCTTTTTACTGGAGAACCTCGGCTATACCTTCGGCTTTATTATTGTCATCATGGCCCGCCAGCAGCTGTTTACCGAAAATACGGTGACCGCCGTTTTGCCGGTAATGCAAAACCCAACCCTCGGCAATTTTGGTTTATTGATGCGGCTTTGGAGCGTGGTTCTGCTGGGTAATATGATCGGCACCGGCATCGCGGCATGGGCATTTGAATATATGCCGATTTTTGATGAACCCACTCGGGATGCCTTTGTGAAAATTGGCATGGACGTGATGAAAAACACCCCAGTCGAGATGTTCTCGAATGCCATCATCTCCGGCTGGATTATTGCCACGATGGTCTGGATGTTTCCCTCGGCGGGGAGCGCCAAAATTGTGGTAATCATATTGATGACCTGGCTGATTGCCCTGGCGGACACCACGCATATTGTGGTTGGTACCGTTGAAATCCTCTATCTGGTCTTTAACGGTACGCTTCACTGGAGCGATTTTTTCTGGCCTTTCGCCCTTCCGACGCTGGCGGGAAACATCTGCGGCGGAACGTTTATCTTTGCGCTGTTAAGCCATGCTCAAATACGTAACGACATGTCGAACAAACGCAAAGCTGAGCTTAAGGCACAGCAAAATGAGGATAAATCAGCAAAAAAACGGGCTGAACGGTGA
- a CDS encoding VasL domain-containing protein: MKDITPRKIKTGGDPRTLPDYAALRDELSKLTHPARPDVNWQSVEKRCLSLFEQNGVELQTLSWYTLARTQLAGLPGLNEGLTILEALIGHQWGTLWPQPVHARMEILSSLSQRLQQRLRSLALNYSDLSELYQAEQRLTALGEVLQRLELKHLSQLETLRVQVHSSAVRLENSDGATVPTSSPVEENNARNEAAKWVYVAQPEYQANVEVQTAIPVQVNRWKFFIAGMCTMLTISALAVWGWQYLNYPDPLQAQLAASLSPLPAPLSPEQLKTLRQQSPLPQTALAQTQQQLALLDKLPPDWSITYSRKLTEQAEILWPEQAKPLVKHWLQQRNAAALPDEQLNGWHQGMATLETLSHRLNGLDEQKGKYMTVSELKSVVFAAMQSFNKSIPAEEQLRRLSQTPEGDALPEANKTQLELHFKQLLMRYAQIKQDASAQ, encoded by the coding sequence ATGAAAGACATCACCCCGCGTAAAATCAAAACCGGCGGCGACCCGCGCACGCTGCCGGACTATGCCGCCCTGCGCGATGAGCTCAGTAAGCTCACGCATCCGGCTCGCCCTGATGTGAACTGGCAGTCTGTCGAAAAACGCTGTCTCTCACTGTTTGAGCAGAACGGCGTAGAGCTACAGACGCTCTCCTGGTACACGCTGGCACGAACGCAGCTGGCCGGGCTACCCGGGCTCAACGAAGGGCTCACGATACTGGAGGCGCTGATAGGCCATCAGTGGGGGACGCTGTGGCCGCAGCCGGTACATGCCCGAATGGAAATCCTCAGCAGCCTGAGCCAGCGTCTGCAGCAACGGTTGCGCTCGCTTGCGCTCAACTACAGTGACCTCAGCGAGCTCTATCAGGCTGAACAACGCCTCACCGCGCTGGGGGAGGTGCTGCAGCGTCTCGAGCTTAAGCATCTTAGCCAGCTCGAGACGTTGCGTGTTCAGGTGCACAGCAGCGCAGTCCGGCTGGAAAACAGCGATGGAGCGACGGTCCCGACCAGCAGCCCTGTCGAGGAAAATAACGCCCGGAACGAAGCGGCAAAATGGGTATACGTCGCGCAGCCGGAATACCAGGCGAATGTGGAAGTCCAGACGGCAATACCCGTTCAGGTGAATAGATGGAAATTCTTCATCGCCGGGATGTGTACCATGCTGACGATAAGCGCACTTGCAGTGTGGGGCTGGCAGTATCTTAACTACCCTGACCCGCTACAGGCTCAGCTTGCAGCCTCACTGTCACCCCTCCCAGCACCTCTTTCACCTGAACAGCTTAAAACGTTGCGGCAGCAATCTCCGCTACCGCAAACGGCGCTTGCGCAAACGCAGCAGCAGCTTGCCCTGCTGGATAAATTGCCTCCCGACTGGAGCATTACCTACAGTCGAAAACTCACCGAGCAGGCGGAGATACTGTGGCCGGAGCAGGCTAAGCCACTTGTAAAGCATTGGCTGCAACAGCGGAATGCCGCGGCGTTACCGGATGAACAACTGAACGGCTGGCACCAGGGCATGGCAACGCTGGAGACGCTGAGTCATCGCCTGAATGGCCTTGATGAGCAGAAGGGTAAATACATGACCGTGAGTGAGTTGAAGTCAGTCGTTTTTGCCGCCATGCAGTCATTTAATAAGTCGATACCGGCCGAAGAACAGCTGCGAAGGCTGTCGCAGACTCCTGAAGGAGATGCGCTTCCTGAAGCTAACAAGACGCAACTTGAACTGCATTTCAAACAGCTGTTAATGCGCTATGCCCAAATAAAACAGGATGCTTCTGCTCAATAG
- a CDS encoding GIY-YIG nuclease family protein, with the protein MARRKKDNNAASIILVILGVIAWGVYVAIRALINLNERFIESVSNPAGIIALFFGLLIAVALIARILIYRGFRKKTTELEQAVSDLAQKEKAFDETVSTEVARGLYQGKKQLSGQWDDFHNARNKASRALQRIVDSAYKFKVKTLLSGTTINNWQSKYDQLRKERGAYADISEKITFLELEDNADWEDVEQQFLHKVALLEKAQEEKEYQVELKRQIREEKQRQDELEQQQREAEEEEQRLAEQQRLLEEALLAAEGAHREELERQRLELEQKIRDVHQQYERAKSMAQLTKQGHVYVISNIGSFGDNVFKIGMTRRLEPMERVKELSGAAVPFDFDVHAMISCDDAPALEKTLHDHLERYRINRVNLRKEFFRVELSRIIDEVERHHGQVEYIADPVALQFLQSLEYAESEAA; encoded by the coding sequence ATGGCACGAAGAAAAAAAGATAACAATGCTGCGAGTATTATTCTGGTTATTCTTGGTGTAATTGCTTGGGGTGTTTATGTTGCGATAAGAGCATTAATTAATCTTAATGAGCGATTCATTGAGTCTGTATCGAATCCGGCAGGCATTATTGCTCTGTTCTTTGGTTTATTAATTGCCGTTGCGCTCATAGCGCGGATTCTCATTTATCGTGGGTTCAGGAAGAAGACAACGGAGCTCGAGCAGGCTGTGTCGGACCTGGCACAGAAAGAGAAAGCCTTTGACGAAACCGTCAGTACAGAAGTGGCTCGCGGTCTGTATCAGGGAAAGAAACAACTTTCCGGCCAATGGGATGATTTTCACAATGCCAGAAATAAAGCCTCCCGGGCACTGCAGCGTATTGTGGACTCCGCGTATAAATTCAAAGTCAAAACACTGCTTTCCGGCACCACGATAAATAACTGGCAAAGCAAGTACGACCAGCTCAGGAAGGAGAGGGGCGCTTACGCTGATATCAGCGAGAAAATCACTTTTCTGGAACTTGAAGATAATGCCGACTGGGAAGACGTAGAACAGCAGTTTCTGCATAAGGTCGCCCTGCTGGAAAAAGCGCAGGAAGAAAAAGAATATCAGGTAGAGCTCAAGCGTCAGATCCGGGAAGAGAAACAGCGACAGGATGAGCTGGAACAGCAGCAGCGCGAAGCGGAAGAGGAGGAGCAACGCCTTGCAGAGCAGCAGCGTTTACTGGAAGAAGCTCTGCTCGCCGCTGAAGGTGCTCACAGGGAAGAGCTGGAAAGACAGCGTCTGGAGCTGGAGCAGAAAATCCGGGACGTGCATCAGCAGTATGAACGCGCCAAATCAATGGCCCAGCTCACGAAGCAGGGACATGTGTATGTGATTTCGAATATCGGCTCCTTCGGTGACAACGTCTTTAAAATCGGCATGACCCGACGGCTGGAACCTATGGAGCGCGTGAAAGAACTGAGCGGGGCAGCCGTGCCGTTTGATTTTGACGTCCACGCCATGATTTCCTGCGATGACGCCCCTGCGCTTGAAAAGACACTGCATGACCATCTGGAAAGATACCGGATTAACCGAGTCAACCTGCGTAAGGAGTTTTTCCGGGTCGAGCTCAGTCGGATAATTGATGAGGTGGAGCGTCATCACGGGCAGGTCGAATATATTGCTGACCCGGTGGCGCTACAGTTTCTGCAGAGTCTCGAATATGCAGAAAGCGAAGCCGCATAA
- the tssE gene encoding type VI secretion system baseplate subunit TssE, which produces MTHTSPSLCEMLYGNFVGDLDLHLVSEENQVILSVLDNMQRILNCRAGTLAHIPDYGLPDMTTILQGLPGTAHKLMSTLSEVLLKYEPRLKSINVVLLDQKIPGELHYAIDAELKDIGLVRYGTEFMPEGRVLLRHLKQQQYLDTTTRL; this is translated from the coding sequence ATGACGCACACTTCGCCCTCACTATGTGAAATGCTTTACGGCAATTTTGTCGGTGATCTCGATCTTCACCTGGTCAGCGAAGAAAATCAGGTCATTCTGTCAGTTCTGGATAATATGCAACGTATCCTTAACTGTAGAGCAGGAACGCTGGCACACATTCCAGATTATGGTTTGCCAGATATGACCACCATTCTTCAGGGGTTGCCCGGTACCGCGCATAAGCTGATGTCCACACTCTCAGAAGTACTGCTCAAATACGAACCACGCCTGAAATCGATTAACGTGGTGTTGCTAGATCAGAAAATTCCCGGGGAACTGCATTATGCCATTGATGCTGAGCTGAAGGACATTGGCCTCGTGCGTTACGGCACCGAGTTTATGCCGGAAGGACGGGTTCTCCTGCGACATCTTAAGCAACAGCAGTATCTTGACACGACGACCCGTTTATAA
- a CDS encoding type VI secretion protein ImpA — protein sequence MAILHPQECYLLEKFISPEHYAATRDAIIAYIDAHEEAFARYLREMPLNSRKLPLWQQADMVWGNRVLPNIRSARERYTEVFILRTHNDVKAFNIGHTMSNINKGIAECWGGWMTKEEIETISELGRIASVLGRRLSVTIRGNWDEGDLTYDGYGDEGYGIYSYDDIPAKIPRYELDTSIRIELGDNPEETGIYLPDIDYAPARFISANYGQPASALQGVQRSEYVSSDGKRSYSWKDSEWAKTGWTLIRRVEGEFIDVPPEGFFPEGKPEELYNWPLQEIELLQEKRVRITRWSGDLAPFDARRGTTLNGTTQYTQTRAGQAMPEFEDKGGKMHRACWSLLERDDGGSMFTVSPEEEGCS from the coding sequence ATGGCCATCTTACATCCTCAGGAATGTTATTTACTTGAAAAATTCATTTCTCCTGAACATTACGCTGCCACGCGTGATGCAATTATTGCTTATATCGATGCTCATGAGGAAGCCTTTGCCCGCTATTTACGAGAAATGCCGTTAAACAGCCGTAAGCTTCCTTTGTGGCAACAGGCCGATATGGTGTGGGGGAATCGTGTTCTGCCCAATATTCGCTCTGCCAGAGAGCGTTATACAGAAGTATTTATTCTGCGAACCCATAATGACGTCAAGGCATTTAACATCGGTCATACCATGAGTAATATCAACAAAGGCATTGCCGAATGTTGGGGTGGCTGGATGACAAAAGAAGAAATCGAAACGATATCTGAACTAGGACGTATAGCGTCAGTGCTGGGTCGAAGGTTGTCAGTAACAATTAGAGGTAATTGGGATGAGGGGGATTTAACATATGATGGTTACGGTGACGAAGGTTACGGTATTTATAGTTACGATGATATTCCAGCCAAAATCCCTCGTTATGAACTTGATACATCTATTCGCATAGAGTTAGGTGATAATCCCGAGGAGACTGGAATTTATTTGCCTGATATCGATTATGCGCCAGCTCGATTTATTTCAGCAAATTACGGGCAACCGGCATCAGCACTACAAGGTGTTCAGCGAAGTGAATACGTTTCTAGTGATGGGAAACGGAGCTATAGCTGGAAAGACTCTGAATGGGCCAAAACAGGCTGGACGCTGATCCGTCGCGTCGAAGGTGAATTTATCGATGTTCCGCCTGAAGGTTTCTTCCCCGAAGGAAAACCTGAAGAATTATACAATTGGCCACTGCAGGAAATAGAACTCCTGCAGGAAAAAAGAGTGCGTATCACCCGTTGGAGCGGTGATCTTGCTCCATTCGACGCTCGTCGGGGTACTACACTTAACGGTACGACACAATACACACAGACTCGCGCAGGACAGGCCATGCCTGAGTTTGAAGATAAAGGCGGCAAAATGCATCGTGCCTGCTGGTCGCTGCTTGAGAGGGATGATGGCGGCAGCATGTTTACTGTGTCTCCAGAGGAGGAAGGTTGCTCATGA